One window of Mesorhizobium loti R88b genomic DNA carries:
- the choX gene encoding choline ABC transporter substrate-binding protein has product MSRMNTFAAGLGLAALLSTSAAFAGDAASCKAVRLSDVGWTDIQATTGVASVLLTALGYAPQTIQLSVPVTMASLKNKDLDVFLGNWMPSMTNDIKDYTADGSVETISTNLTGAGYGIVVPTYVADAGVKSLTDIGKFKDKFNGKIYGIEAGNDGNRIILDMIKNPKDNLDGFELVESSEAGMLTQAEQSMKNNEWIAFLGWTPHPVMGAMKITYLDGMGDSGFGAATVYTNVRKGYTTECPNAGKFIANLKFNLDMEGQMMDAILKGGDANTVAAAWLKKNPDAVKPWIAGVTTFDGGDAAAAIKTALGS; this is encoded by the coding sequence ATGTCGCGTATGAATACCTTCGCCGCCGGCCTTGGCCTTGCGGCTTTGTTGTCCACGAGTGCCGCCTTTGCCGGTGATGCGGCAAGCTGCAAGGCGGTGCGTCTCTCCGATGTCGGCTGGACCGACATCCAGGCGACCACTGGCGTCGCATCCGTTCTGCTCACCGCGCTAGGCTATGCGCCACAAACGATCCAGCTGTCGGTACCGGTGACCATGGCGTCGCTGAAGAACAAGGACCTTGACGTGTTCCTCGGCAACTGGATGCCGTCGATGACCAACGACATCAAGGACTACACCGCCGACGGTTCGGTCGAAACGATCAGCACCAACCTGACCGGTGCCGGCTACGGCATTGTCGTGCCGACCTATGTCGCGGATGCCGGCGTCAAGTCGCTGACCGACATCGGCAAGTTCAAGGACAAGTTCAACGGCAAGATCTACGGCATCGAAGCGGGCAATGACGGCAACCGCATCATCCTCGACATGATCAAGAACCCGAAGGACAATCTCGACGGTTTCGAGCTGGTCGAATCCTCGGAGGCCGGCATGCTGACCCAGGCCGAGCAGTCGATGAAGAACAATGAGTGGATCGCCTTCCTCGGCTGGACGCCGCATCCGGTGATGGGCGCCATGAAGATCACCTATCTCGACGGTATGGGTGACAGCGGCTTCGGCGCCGCGACCGTCTACACCAATGTGCGCAAGGGCTACACCACCGAATGCCCGAATGCCGGCAAGTTCATCGCCAATCTGAAGTTCAATCTGGACATGGAAGGCCAGATGATGGACGCGATCCTGAAGGGCGGCGACGCCAACACGGTGGCGGCCGCCTGGCTGAAGAAGAATCCGGATGCCGTAAAGCCATGGATTGCCGGTGTGACCACATTCGACGGTGGTGATGCCGCCGCAGCGATCAAGACCGCGCTCGGAAGCTGA